The Pseudodesulfovibrio cashew genomic sequence TCCACGAAGATGACTTCCGGTTGGTATGTCATGACCTTTTCCAGGGTGATCTTTTCGTTGCCGTACCGTCCGGCCTTGCCATGGCGGTGAACGTTGTGGCCTCCGGCGAGGTTTATCAGTTCGGCGTGAATGGACGTGCTGTTTTCGGTGCTTAGCCCGTCGGGCCCCTCGGCATAGTATACCCGGACCTTTTCGGCCTCGGGCATGGCTGAGGTTTTGGTCACGACCCGGGATAGGGTCTTGGCCGTGTACTCCGAAAGAACTTTCGCCCGCTCGGGCCTGCCGAGAATCTTTCCGGCCACCAGGAACGCCTCGGGGTACTGGCGCAGTTCGTCAATGACGATGTAGGTCAGCGGGATTTTGAACTCGGCGAGAAATGCTTCCAGTTTGTCGTTTCTGGCATTGGACTTCCGTCCGATGACCACGTCGGGCCGGATTTCGATGAGCTTCTCAAGGTTGGGGGTCTTGCCCTGGCCGAAATAGCCTCCCACCTCGGGGATAGTCGCCATGTAAGGGTGGACGTATCTGCGGCATTTTTTGCTGATGGGGCGGTTGCGTCCGGCGAGCAGGGTAGGGTCGATGGCGTAGACAAGCATGGTCTCCGGCGGAGAGGCCGCATAGACCTTGACGATGGTGTCCGGAATGGTCACTTGCCGCCCGACCATGTCCGTGATCTCCCTGGCCTTGGCTTGCGTCGGGCAACCGAGGATGACGATGAAAAGGAGAAGGGCGGCACCGGCGGCCCGGGCGATGATTCGTGATGGCATGGTATCCTCTCTGACCATATTGGGTTTTTCCCCGGCCGGGCTTCGGACCGGTTTGGGTATAGTTGTGCTCAACAAAGCATAAAGCTGGTTTTACACCAAGGCCGTCACGCTTTTTGTCTTTCCCGTGACCGGGACG encodes the following:
- a CDS encoding ABC transporter substrate-binding protein, giving the protein MPSRIIARAAGAALLLFIVILGCPTQAKAREITDMVGRQVTIPDTIVKVYAASPPETMLVYAIDPTLLAGRNRPISKKCRRYVHPYMATIPEVGGYFGQGKTPNLEKLIEIRPDVVIGRKSNARNDKLEAFLAEFKIPLTYIVIDELRQYPEAFLVAGKILGRPERAKVLSEYTAKTLSRVVTKTSAMPEAEKVRVYYAEGPDGLSTENSTSIHAELINLAGGHNVHRHGKAGRYGNEKITLEKVMTYQPEVIFVDQPGFYKRIFSAPGWKTLPAVKNKRVYLTPKCPYNWFDRPPSFMRVLGLKWVADTLYPGLFDWDLREETREFFSIFLQQEITTGEAEQLLGASK